A window of Desulforamulus hydrothermalis Lam5 = DSM 18033 contains these coding sequences:
- a CDS encoding ABC transporter permease has product MKKWLNTASPKPGSLLLPGVTLLLLLAVWEGLAHFSRLPAWLLPAPSRVGGALWQTKDLLWQHSLQTVAETLLGLLLAVAAGVLLATCMEWSHKLRQAVYPLLVVSQTIPIIAVAPLLLIWFGYGWLPKVLVVALVCFFPVTVNLADGYRSAEPDMIRLLAAMGATGGQIFRLVKLPAALPYFFSGLRIAGTYSVMGAVIGEWLGASQGLGIYMTRASQSYLTDRVFAAIAVITALSLAIFLLVEGLARLVMPWHYRAKDIL; this is encoded by the coding sequence ATGAAAAAATGGCTAAATACCGCTAGCCCAAAACCGGGCAGCCTGCTGCTGCCGGGTGTCACCCTGCTGCTGTTGCTGGCAGTCTGGGAAGGACTGGCGCATTTCAGCCGGCTGCCGGCTTGGCTGCTGCCGGCCCCCAGCCGGGTTGGCGGGGCCCTCTGGCAAACCAAAGACCTGCTCTGGCAGCACAGCCTGCAGACCGTCGCCGAAACCCTGCTGGGCTTGCTTTTGGCGGTGGCGGCCGGCGTCTTGCTGGCCACCTGCATGGAGTGGTCCCATAAACTGAGGCAGGCGGTTTATCCCCTGCTGGTGGTTTCCCAAACCATCCCCATTATTGCGGTGGCGCCCCTCTTGCTTATTTGGTTCGGTTACGGCTGGCTGCCCAAAGTGCTGGTGGTGGCCCTGGTTTGTTTCTTTCCGGTAACGGTTAACCTGGCTGACGGCTACCGTTCGGCAGAACCGGACATGATCCGCCTGCTGGCCGCCATGGGGGCAACCGGCGGGCAAATTTTTCGCCTGGTGAAACTGCCGGCGGCACTCCCTTACTTTTTTTCCGGCCTGCGCATTGCCGGCACCTACAGCGTGATGGGGGCGGTGATCGGCGAATGGCTGGGTGCCAGCCAGGGATTAGGGATTTATATGACCAGGGCATCCCAGTCTTACCTCACCGACCGGGTTTTTGCCGCCATTGCCGTAATTACCGCCCTCAGCCTGGCGATATTTTTGCTGGTGGAGGGCCTGGCCCGGCTGGTCATGCCCTGGCATTACCGGGCCAAAGATATTTTATAA
- the deoC gene encoding deoxyribose-phosphate aldolase — protein MEYRLHRCIDHTLLRADATPAEIIKLCQEARQYNFAAVCVNPWHVRLVADRLQGSGVAVCTVIGFPLGAAEPQVKAFATARARQQGAAEFDMVINLGALKAGDYHYVERDIAGVVQAAEGQTVKVILETCYLTEQEKVAACRLAQRAGAHFVKTSTGFGSGGATLQDVALLRQTVGTQMGVKASGGIKTARQAIQMLQAGANRIGTSSGVKIIEEWEKNGPELI, from the coding sequence ATGGAATACCGGTTGCATCGCTGCATCGACCATACCCTGCTCAGAGCAGACGCTACGCCGGCAGAAATTATCAAACTCTGTCAGGAAGCCCGGCAGTATAATTTTGCTGCCGTTTGTGTCAATCCCTGGCATGTGCGGCTGGTCGCCGACCGGCTGCAAGGCAGCGGGGTTGCGGTCTGCACCGTTATTGGGTTTCCCCTGGGGGCAGCGGAGCCGCAGGTTAAAGCCTTTGCCACCGCCCGTGCCCGGCAGCAGGGGGCAGCCGAATTTGATATGGTGATCAACCTGGGGGCATTAAAAGCCGGGGATTACCACTATGTGGAACGGGATATTGCCGGGGTGGTTCAGGCCGCTGAAGGGCAGACCGTCAAAGTTATCCTGGAAACCTGTTACCTGACGGAACAAGAAAAGGTTGCCGCCTGCCGGTTGGCCCAAAGAGCGGGCGCCCATTTTGTCAAAACCTCCACTGGCTTTGGCAGCGGCGGCGCCACCCTGCAGGATGTGGCTCTGCTGCGGCAAACCGTGGGAACTCAGATGGGCGTTAAAGCTTCGGGCGGCATCAAAACGGCCCGGCAGGCCATACAAATGCTGCAGGCCGGCGCCAACCGCATCGGCACCAGCAGCGGCGTGAAAATAATTGAAGAATGGGAGAAAAACGGTCCGGAGCTTATTTAA
- a CDS encoding PPC domain-containing DNA-binding protein produces the protein MEYKRFGSKLVVRLDKGEEIITSLQTLCRQEGIRLAAVTGIGAVKQAVVGLFATSGKTYHPREFTGDMEIAGLQGNISEMNGQVYLHLHVTLTDSSYQAFGGHLTSATVSATAEIIIDVIDGRLDRAFSEEIGLNLFKF, from the coding sequence ATGGAATATAAAAGATTTGGCAGCAAACTGGTGGTGCGGTTGGACAAAGGAGAAGAAATAATAACCAGTCTGCAAACCCTCTGCCGGCAGGAGGGTATCCGGCTGGCTGCTGTAACAGGCATTGGGGCGGTTAAGCAAGCGGTGGTGGGGCTGTTTGCAACCTCCGGCAAAACCTATCACCCCCGGGAATTTACCGGTGACATGGAAATTGCCGGTTTGCAGGGAAATATCTCCGAAATGAACGGGCAGGTTTATTTGCACCTGCATGTAACCTTAACCGACTCGTCCTATCAGGCCTTTGGCGGTCACCTGACCTCGGCCACGGTAAGCGCCACCGCCGAAATTATCATTGATGTCATTGACGGCCGTTTGGACCGGGCTTTCAGTGAAGAAATCGGGTTAAACCTTTTTAAATTTTAA
- a CDS encoding DUF1850 domain-containing protein, whose protein sequence is MAGLVGRRAGRKWVLAVLLVSVLLAVPLPTLVVSSRQGEAVLRLPLLIDKSFTIEYIHSVNKTPVQEHFVLAPGHDLLLTATTFRALGVGTPFLPEEGKLENHGGVYVLSGINRHFKQINLAFLPLTRHALVYRGERYDFEDYFPPGSLIAIQVKPCSLAQIIILNIRKEVKLDRAQSSTARPVEYRPVYG, encoded by the coding sequence ATGGCAGGTTTAGTGGGGCGGCGGGCCGGCCGCAAATGGGTGCTGGCTGTCCTATTGGTATCGGTTTTGCTGGCGGTACCGCTGCCCACGCTTGTTGTCAGCAGCCGGCAGGGCGAGGCGGTTCTCCGGCTGCCCTTGCTGATTGACAAAAGCTTTACCATCGAATATATTCATTCTGTAAACAAAACCCCGGTGCAAGAGCACTTTGTGCTGGCACCGGGGCATGATTTGCTGCTTACCGCCACCACTTTCCGCGCCCTGGGCGTGGGAACTCCCTTTTTGCCCGAAGAGGGCAAACTGGAAAATCACGGTGGTGTTTATGTGTTATCGGGCATCAACCGGCATTTTAAACAAATCAACCTGGCTTTCCTGCCCTTAACCAGGCATGCCCTGGTTTACCGGGGTGAGCGGTATGATTTTGAAGATTATTTCCCACCCGGCTCTTTAATCGCCATCCAGGTTAAACCGTGTTCCCTGGCCCAAATAATCATCCTGAACATCCGGAAGGAGGTAAAACTTGACAGAGCACAATCATCAACCGCAAGACCGGTTGAATATAGACCGGTTTATGGCTAA
- a CDS encoding futalosine hydrolase produces the protein MKIQQTTGGPSKALRRILVITAVAAEREALLGGLGSDARFVVTAAGVGPVQAALSTARALAEAPYDLVISAGIGGGFAGRAAVGSLVVADEIVAADLGAETPAGFCSIEELGFGTNRIPVAANLLHQVVRGLLAAGLPVQTGPVLTVSTVTGTAARAAELAARVPGAAAEAMEGYGVALAARERGLPVLEIRTVSNLVGPRDRGAWRINEALELLKRAGCVLAEVL, from the coding sequence ATGAAAATACAGCAAACAACCGGTGGGCCAAGCAAAGCCCTGCGGCGAATACTGGTAATAACTGCGGTGGCAGCAGAAAGAGAGGCTTTGCTGGGCGGCCTGGGCAGCGATGCAAGATTTGTTGTAACAGCCGCCGGGGTGGGGCCGGTTCAAGCGGCGCTAAGCACCGCCCGGGCGCTGGCTGAAGCGCCTTACGACCTGGTTATCAGCGCCGGGATTGGCGGCGGCTTTGCCGGCCGGGCGGCGGTGGGCTCCCTGGTGGTAGCTGACGAAATCGTGGCAGCTGACCTGGGCGCCGAAACCCCGGCAGGCTTTTGCAGTATTGAGGAATTGGGTTTTGGCACTAACCGTATTCCGGTGGCGGCCAACTTGCTGCATCAGGTTGTCCGGGGGCTGCTGGCGGCCGGGCTGCCGGTGCAAACCGGCCCGGTGCTAACAGTTTCCACCGTGACGGGTACCGCAGCCCGGGCGGCTGAACTGGCTGCCCGGGTACCTGGGGCTGCCGCCGAAGCCATGGAAGGATACGGTGTTGCCCTGGCGGCCCGGGAACGCGGCCTGCCTGTATTAGAGATACGCACTGTTTCCAACCTGGTGGGGCCCCGGGATAGGGGGGCCTGGCGGATTAACGAGGCCCTGGAGCTTTTAAAAAGAGCCGGCTGTGTATTAGCGGAGGTGCTATGA
- a CDS encoding YkgJ family cysteine cluster protein: MTRLPLDYQKLYAGWRALVPAVKAAARLFPPLPAAEVWQNKLQLMHNIIRSHPDTGDCDRCGRCCREFPFACRPIEFFYLLPHLAGWPEQQQEQFFLWRLGQLEQEGRSRCPFLESAGCAIYAGRPLVCRRSIFGRHICNKQARQFDSFGEWCNMEEVLKQLTLTNLVYYYEDADGRHSELYWPLNRLKPPAAGLTVAPLEIWLLLLLDDPAACRRLIDLAYYRPLLAFYPA; this comes from the coding sequence ATGACCAGGTTGCCTCTCGATTACCAAAAACTATATGCCGGGTGGCGTGCCCTGGTGCCCGCCGTCAAAGCGGCAGCCCGGCTTTTTCCTCCTTTACCCGCTGCGGAAGTTTGGCAAAACAAGCTGCAACTAATGCACAATATTATCCGCAGTCACCCGGATACCGGCGATTGTGACCGCTGCGGCCGGTGCTGCCGTGAATTCCCCTTTGCTTGCCGTCCCATCGAATTTTTTTACCTGCTGCCCCACCTGGCCGGCTGGCCGGAACAGCAACAGGAGCAGTTTTTCCTTTGGCGCTTGGGTCAGCTGGAGCAAGAGGGCCGCAGCCGGTGCCCCTTTTTGGAAAGTGCGGGCTGTGCCATTTATGCCGGGCGCCCTCTGGTTTGCCGCCGCAGCATTTTCGGCCGGCATATTTGCAACAAACAGGCCCGTCAGTTTGACAGCTTTGGCGAATGGTGCAACATGGAAGAGGTGCTCAAGCAGCTTACTTTGACCAACTTGGTTTATTACTATGAGGATGCGGACGGCCGCCATAGCGAACTGTATTGGCCCTTAAACCGGCTTAAGCCGCCGGCTGCCGGCCTGACTGTGGCTCCCCTGGAAATTTGGCTGCTGCTGCTGCTGGATGACCCGGCGGCTTGCCGCCGGTTGATCGACCTGGCCTATTACCGGCCCCTGCTGGCCTTTTACCCGGCCTGA
- a CDS encoding sugar diacid recognition domain-containing protein yields the protein MEINKDFAHLMVNMIKRQVNEEVTVFGHGGVVIASTIAGREGSVHAVSKRMMAGEMDYYGVTKEEAAKLENVRAGANVIIKYNNERVGVIGITGDPELVKPIATFAAQVIELRLARDESEMKAKSTALQLKNGLETLTALIEEMAASSQEQAGTSSVMAATALDSQKKAANTEEILALIKGIADMTKLLGLNARH from the coding sequence ATGGAAATTAATAAAGATTTTGCTCATCTGATGGTAAACATGATAAAACGCCAGGTTAATGAAGAAGTTACTGTTTTCGGTCACGGCGGCGTTGTTATTGCAAGTACCATAGCCGGCCGGGAAGGCTCGGTACACGCTGTTTCCAAACGCATGATGGCAGGTGAAATGGATTATTATGGCGTAACCAAAGAAGAAGCGGCAAAATTAGAGAATGTCCGTGCCGGTGCTAACGTTATCATAAAATATAACAATGAACGGGTTGGCGTTATTGGCATTACAGGCGACCCGGAACTGGTCAAACCTATTGCAACCTTTGCTGCACAGGTTATTGAGTTGCGGCTGGCCCGGGATGAAAGCGAAATGAAAGCGAAAAGCACCGCCCTGCAGTTGAAAAACGGCCTTGAAACTCTTACGGCTCTTATTGAAGAAATGGCAGCCTCTTCCCAAGAACAGGCCGGCACCAGCAGTGTTATGGCGGCAACCGCCCTGGACTCACAAAAAAAAGCAGCAAATACGGAGGAAATTTTAGCTTTAATTAAAGGTATAGCCGACATGACTAAATTGTTAGGCTTAAATGCCCGCCATTGA
- a CDS encoding TAXI family TRAP transporter solute-binding subunit → MKKIKKHGLTLMALIAMLTLLVTGCAKSGGQKADQAAEKTEKKFINIATGGTAGVYYPLGGAIAEILNKNLPGVNATAQSTGASVANINLLTQGSVQLAFVQNDIAYYAANGTEMFKDKKVEGLRCLAAVYPETVQIVTLDKTGIKSIADLKGKRVAVGAAGSSVTANAQHVLESYGITFADIKPQYLSFSEAANGLKDGNIDAAFVTAGFPTAAIQDISAQHKVVLLSVADDKAEQLTKKYPFYTKVVIPAGTYPNQDKDVTSLGAKAMLVVSDKMDEQTAYDITKAVFTHLDQLQAAHNVGKHISKDTAKEGISIPMHPGAEKFFNEK, encoded by the coding sequence ATGAAGAAAATTAAAAAACACGGCTTAACCTTAATGGCTCTCATTGCCATGCTAACTCTCCTGGTGACCGGGTGTGCTAAATCCGGCGGGCAAAAGGCCGACCAGGCCGCCGAAAAAACAGAAAAGAAATTCATTAATATTGCCACCGGCGGCACAGCCGGCGTATATTACCCGCTGGGCGGCGCCATTGCAGAAATTTTAAACAAAAACCTGCCCGGTGTTAACGCCACCGCCCAGTCCACCGGCGCTTCCGTGGCCAATATCAACCTGTTAACCCAGGGCAGCGTGCAATTAGCTTTTGTGCAAAACGACATTGCTTATTATGCCGCCAACGGCACCGAAATGTTTAAGGATAAAAAAGTGGAAGGCTTAAGATGCCTGGCTGCCGTTTATCCGGAAACCGTTCAAATTGTTACCCTGGACAAGACCGGCATTAAAAGCATTGCCGACCTGAAAGGCAAGCGGGTAGCCGTGGGTGCCGCCGGCAGCAGCGTTACCGCCAACGCCCAGCACGTGCTGGAGTCTTATGGCATCACCTTTGCCGATATCAAGCCCCAGTACCTGTCCTTTAGTGAGGCAGCCAACGGCCTGAAGGACGGCAATATTGATGCCGCCTTTGTTACCGCCGGTTTCCCCACCGCAGCCATCCAGGATATTTCAGCCCAGCACAAGGTTGTGCTGCTGTCTGTAGCTGATGACAAGGCCGAGCAATTAACCAAGAAATATCCTTTCTACACCAAGGTAGTGATTCCCGCCGGCACCTACCCCAACCAGGATAAGGATGTTACCTCCCTGGGCGCCAAGGCTATGCTGGTGGTCAGCGACAAAATGGATGAACAAACCGCCTATGATATTACCAAAGCTGTCTTCACCCATTTGGATCAGTTGCAGGCAGCACATAACGTGGGCAAACACATCAGCAAGGATACCGCCAAAGAAGGCATTTCCATCCCCATGCACCCTGGGGCAGAAAAGTTCTTTAATGAAAAGTAA
- a CDS encoding TRAP transporter permease: MTEHNHQPQDRLNIDRFMAKYDRESDFRRMSGWAGIAVAVIAVAFSLFQLYTAIFGVLDAQIQRAVHLSFGLALVYLLYPARKSWPRHRLHWFDGLLALLAVAGPLYIIIYYQEIIMRAGIVTPADMLLGGLGILMVMEAARRVVGWPIVIVATLFLGYAFAGPYLPGAFAHQGTNLSGLVGHLFFTTEGVFGIPLGVSSTFIFLFILFGAYLEKTGLGKFFIDLANAVAGWARGGPAKVAVLSSGLMGTVSGSSVGNVAGTGSLTIPMMKKLGYRPEFAGAVEAAASTGGQLMPPIMGAAAFLMAEMVGTPYVNIVKAAAIPALLYFTGIWIGVHLEAKKAGLQGIPRDQLPRIGSILLERGHLALPLLAIVYLLVSGRSPMNAALWAIALAIGASLLRRSTRISWRDVLKGLEEGARSALGVVIACATAGIIIGVVTKTGLGLKLGSALIDLAGGRLLPTLFFTMITSIILGMGVPTTANYVITSTIAAPTLIQLGVPVLAAHMFVFYFGIIADVTPPVALAAFAGSGIARSNPMKTGVEASKLAVAAFLIPYIFVLSPSLLLINTTLPKVLLMITTSLLGMTAIAAALSGYLAAPARPLERLVFFGGGLLMIDPNLLTDLVGLGLLVLAYLLNLRQRARQA, translated from the coding sequence TTGACAGAGCACAATCATCAACCGCAAGACCGGTTGAATATAGACCGGTTTATGGCTAAATACGACCGGGAATCGGATTTCCGGCGTATGAGCGGCTGGGCCGGCATTGCCGTTGCCGTTATTGCCGTCGCCTTTTCACTGTTCCAGTTGTATACAGCTATCTTCGGGGTGCTGGATGCTCAGATTCAGCGGGCGGTTCATTTATCCTTCGGCCTTGCCCTGGTGTACCTCCTGTACCCCGCCAGGAAAAGCTGGCCCCGCCACCGCCTGCACTGGTTTGACGGCCTGCTGGCCCTGCTGGCGGTGGCCGGTCCCCTGTATATTATCATATATTACCAGGAAATTATCATGCGGGCCGGCATTGTTACCCCGGCCGACATGCTGCTGGGAGGGCTGGGCATTTTAATGGTTATGGAGGCGGCCCGCCGGGTGGTAGGGTGGCCCATTGTTATTGTAGCAACCCTTTTTCTGGGCTATGCCTTTGCCGGTCCGTACCTGCCCGGGGCCTTTGCCCATCAGGGAACTAACCTGAGCGGCCTGGTGGGGCACCTGTTTTTTACCACCGAAGGAGTGTTCGGCATCCCCCTGGGGGTTTCTTCCACCTTTATTTTCTTGTTTATTTTGTTTGGCGCTTATTTAGAAAAAACCGGCCTGGGCAAGTTTTTCATTGACCTGGCCAATGCGGTAGCAGGTTGGGCCAGGGGTGGGCCGGCCAAGGTGGCGGTCCTCTCCAGCGGTTTAATGGGAACGGTTTCCGGCAGCTCGGTGGGTAATGTGGCGGGTACCGGCAGCCTGACCATCCCCATGATGAAAAAACTGGGTTACCGGCCGGAATTTGCCGGGGCGGTAGAAGCGGCTGCCTCCACCGGCGGCCAGCTGATGCCGCCCATTATGGGGGCCGCGGCCTTTTTAATGGCGGAAATGGTAGGCACGCCCTATGTAAATATTGTTAAGGCGGCTGCCATTCCGGCCCTGCTGTATTTTACCGGCATCTGGATCGGGGTTCACCTGGAAGCCAAAAAGGCCGGGCTGCAGGGGATTCCCCGGGATCAACTGCCCCGCATCGGCAGCATCCTGCTGGAAAGGGGGCACCTGGCCCTTCCCCTGCTAGCCATTGTCTACCTGCTGGTATCCGGCCGTTCGCCCATGAATGCCGCTTTGTGGGCCATTGCCCTGGCTATCGGCGCCTCGCTGCTGCGCCGCTCCACCCGCATATCCTGGCGGGATGTGCTTAAGGGTTTGGAAGAAGGCGCCCGCTCGGCCCTGGGGGTAGTGATTGCCTGTGCCACTGCCGGTATCATTATCGGGGTTGTCACCAAAACCGGCCTGGGCCTTAAACTGGGCTCTGCCCTCATCGACCTGGCCGGCGGCCGGTTGCTGCCCACCCTGTTCTTTACCATGATTACTTCTATTATTTTAGGCATGGGCGTGCCTACCACCGCCAACTATGTCATTACCTCCACCATTGCGGCTCCCACCTTAATCCAACTGGGGGTACCGGTGCTGGCAGCCCATATGTTTGTGTTTTATTTTGGCATTATTGCTGACGTAACCCCGCCGGTGGCGCTGGCTGCCTTTGCCGGCTCGGGTATTGCCCGCAGCAACCCCATGAAAACCGGTGTGGAAGCATCCAAACTGGCGGTGGCGGCCTTCCTGATTCCGTACATTTTTGTGCTGTCACCCTCCCTGTTGCTGATCAATACCACCTTGCCCAAGGTGCTGCTGATGATAACCACTTCCCTGCTGGGCATGACCGCCATTGCCGCCGCCCTTTCGGGCTACCTGGCGGCGCCCGCGCGCCCGCTGGAACGGCTGGTCTTTTTCGGCGGCGGTTTATTAATGATCGATCCTAACCTGCTGACCGATTTAGTGGGCCTGGGGCTGCTGGTGCTGGCGTACCTATTGAACCTTCGCCAGCGTGCCAGGCAGGCGTAA
- a CDS encoding alanine/glycine:cation symporter family protein: MLAALEKFIAISNDILWTYVLIALLIGLGIYFTFRTNFVQLRYLGEMIKQLGDGVGVSKQRQGVSSFGAFCISTASRVGTGNLAGVAIALAVGGPGAVFWMWLIALIGSATAFVEATLAQIYKVKSGDGFRGGPAYYMEKALGQRWMGVLFAVLITICFGLVFNSVQANTITLAFHNAFGVDRFVMGLLITAFTAYIIFGGVKRIARAAEIMVPVMAGGYVLLALYISLTNISELPAVLKLIVSSAFGLEEAVGGTMGAALMMGIKRGLFSNEAGMGSAPNAAATAHVSHPAKQGFVQALGVFVDTLVVCSATAFIVLLSEAYRPGGSLTGIELVQAALSSHIGQWAGSFVAVAVFLFAFSSVIGNYYYGETNIEFIKESKTWLTVYRLAVVGMVMFGSVAKIGIVWDMADLFMALMSITNLIAIALLGGIAKQALDDYLQQKRQGLDPVFYRSNLRGLRNIECWPEAETYRKAG, from the coding sequence ATGTTGGCTGCGTTGGAAAAATTTATAGCAATTAGTAACGACATTCTATGGACTTATGTTTTGATTGCATTATTAATTGGGCTTGGTATTTATTTTACTTTCAGAACCAACTTTGTGCAGCTTAGATACCTGGGAGAAATGATTAAACAACTGGGCGATGGAGTCGGCGTTTCCAAACAGCGGCAGGGTGTATCCTCCTTTGGCGCCTTTTGCATCAGTACAGCTTCCCGGGTAGGCACCGGCAACCTGGCCGGCGTGGCCATTGCCCTTGCCGTAGGCGGGCCGGGCGCTGTTTTTTGGATGTGGCTGATTGCCCTGATCGGTTCTGCCACCGCCTTTGTGGAAGCCACCCTGGCTCAAATTTACAAAGTAAAAAGCGGCGACGGGTTCCGGGGCGGCCCGGCTTACTACATGGAAAAGGCCCTGGGGCAACGCTGGATGGGTGTGTTGTTTGCCGTTTTAATTACCATCTGCTTTGGCCTGGTGTTTAACTCGGTGCAGGCCAACACCATAACCCTGGCCTTTCATAACGCCTTTGGCGTTGACCGGTTTGTTATGGGCCTGTTGATTACCGCTTTTACTGCTTATATCATTTTCGGCGGCGTCAAAAGAATTGCCCGGGCGGCGGAGATAATGGTGCCGGTTATGGCCGGGGGCTATGTTTTGCTGGCATTGTATATTAGCTTAACCAATATATCCGAACTGCCGGCCGTACTTAAATTAATTGTCAGCAGTGCCTTCGGGCTGGAAGAAGCGGTAGGCGGCACCATGGGCGCCGCCCTGATGATGGGGATTAAAAGAGGCCTTTTCTCCAACGAGGCCGGTATGGGGAGTGCCCCCAACGCTGCAGCTACCGCCCACGTCAGCCACCCGGCAAAGCAGGGCTTTGTCCAGGCCCTGGGCGTGTTTGTGGATACGCTGGTGGTTTGCAGTGCCACTGCCTTCATTGTTCTGCTGTCTGAAGCATACCGGCCGGGCGGCAGCCTTACCGGTATTGAGCTGGTGCAGGCGGCCCTCAGTTCGCATATCGGCCAGTGGGCCGGCAGTTTTGTGGCGGTTGCAGTATTCCTGTTTGCCTTTAGCTCAGTAATTGGCAATTACTATTACGGGGAAACCAACATTGAGTTTATCAAGGAAAGCAAAACCTGGCTGACGGTGTACAGGCTGGCGGTGGTTGGCATGGTTATGTTTGGCTCGGTGGCGAAAATCGGCATTGTCTGGGATATGGCCGATTTGTTCATGGCCCTCATGTCTATAACCAACCTGATCGCCATTGCACTGCTGGGCGGCATTGCCAAACAGGCCCTGGACGACTACCTGCAGCAAAAGCGGCAAGGCCTCGACCCGGTGTTTTACCGGAGCAACCTCCGGGGATTGCGCAACATAGAGTGCTGGCCGGAGGCAGAAACATACCGTAAGGCCGGCTAA
- a CDS encoding 1,4-dihydroxy-6-naphthoate synthase, whose product MKIAFSTCPNDTFVFYAWVHRLIPGAPPPAVAYADIDITNSLVAGENGPDIAKISFAALPWALPRYALLPCGGALGRGCGPLLLAANKAGSPDHPAGLAGRRVAVPSERSTAYLLFRLWAARHVPGGVGEIVVLPFHAIMPAVRDGLVDAGLVIHEARFTYHTYGLNMLVDLGNWWEADTGLPIPLGAIVAKRDLDLTAIAGWLRASVQYAWRHPAEPMPYIMRHAQEMSPEVAQAHINLYVNRFTEHIGEEGYRAAAALLGRAAQAGLVPEADLSALRQAVNI is encoded by the coding sequence ATGAAAATTGCTTTTTCCACCTGTCCCAACGATACCTTTGTTTTCTATGCCTGGGTTCACCGTCTGATCCCCGGCGCACCCCCGCCGGCTGTTGCCTATGCGGATATCGACATCACCAACAGCCTGGTGGCCGGCGAAAACGGGCCGGATATAGCAAAAATTTCTTTTGCCGCCCTGCCCTGGGCGTTGCCCCGCTATGCCTTGCTGCCATGCGGCGGGGCCCTGGGCCGGGGTTGCGGGCCCTTGCTGCTGGCCGCAAACAAAGCAGGCAGTCCCGATCACCCGGCCGGTCTGGCCGGTCGACGGGTAGCGGTGCCCAGCGAACGGTCAACCGCATACCTGCTGTTCCGCCTGTGGGCAGCCCGGCATGTGCCGGGGGGAGTGGGCGAGATCGTGGTATTGCCCTTTCATGCCATTATGCCGGCGGTACGGGACGGCCTGGTGGATGCCGGACTGGTGATTCACGAGGCGCGGTTTACCTATCATACCTATGGATTAAACATGCTGGTGGATTTAGGCAACTGGTGGGAGGCTGATACCGGCTTGCCCATCCCCCTGGGAGCCATAGTGGCCAAACGTGATTTAGACCTGACAGCCATTGCCGGTTGGCTGCGGGCATCCGTGCAATATGCCTGGCGGCATCCGGCCGAACCCATGCCGTACATCATGCGCCATGCTCAGGAAATGTCGCCGGAGGTGGCCCAGGCCCATATCAACCTGTATGTTAATCGGTTTACCGAACATATCGGCGAGGAAGGTTACCGGGCGGCGGCTGCCCTGCTGGGCCGTGCCGCTCAGGCGGGCCTGGTGCCTGAGGCGGATTTATCTGCGTTGCGTCAGGCAGTAAACATTTAA
- a CDS encoding thiamine-binding protein, producing the protein MPVINLGFQVLPKVPDGNTYAAVDRAIEVVQRSGVKYQVGPMETVMEGELDTLLAIVKQAQEACLAAGASEVMTFVKIHYRPGGVTIDEKMAKYR; encoded by the coding sequence ATGCCGGTTATTAACCTCGGGTTTCAAGTTTTGCCCAAAGTGCCGGACGGCAACACCTATGCGGCGGTGGACCGGGCCATCGAAGTGGTTCAGCGGTCCGGCGTCAAATACCAGGTGGGTCCCATGGAAACCGTCATGGAGGGAGAGCTGGACACCCTGCTGGCCATCGTAAAACAAGCCCAGGAGGCCTGCCTGGCCGCCGGGGCTTCGGAAGTAATGACCTTTGTGAAAATTCACTACCGCCCCGGCGGGGTGACCATCGATGAAAAAATGGCTAAATACCGCTAG
- a CDS encoding DJ-1/PfpI family protein produces the protein MSDKKILMLVGDFVEDYEAMVPFQCLSMLGYTVHAVCPGKNSGDKVRTAIHDFEGDQTYSEKPGHNFAITYDFDKVVVDDYVGLIIPGGRAPEYIRLNERVLEIVREFSAKHKPIASVCHGQQVLAAAGVLEGKLCTAYPAVKPDVLRAGAAWGEVNETFSNAYVDGNLVTAAAWPGHPEWLRKFVELLGAEIKI, from the coding sequence ATGTCTGATAAAAAAATACTCATGCTGGTGGGCGACTTTGTTGAAGACTATGAAGCTATGGTCCCATTCCAGTGTCTTAGCATGCTTGGTTATACTGTACATGCAGTATGCCCGGGCAAAAACAGCGGTGATAAAGTGCGCACTGCGATTCACGATTTTGAAGGCGATCAAACCTACAGCGAAAAACCCGGTCATAACTTTGCTATAACTTACGACTTTGATAAAGTAGTGGTAGATGACTATGTAGGCTTAATCATTCCGGGCGGCCGCGCACCTGAATACATCCGCCTGAATGAGCGTGTGTTGGAAATCGTAAGGGAGTTTTCGGCAAAGCATAAGCCTATTGCTTCTGTTTGCCACGGCCAGCAGGTTTTGGCAGCTGCCGGGGTGCTGGAAGGAAAATTATGCACCGCCTATCCGGCTGTAAAACCCGACGTCCTGCGGGCCGGCGCTGCATGGGGCGAGGTGAACGAAACCTTCTCTAATGCTTATGTTGACGGCAACCTGGTGACGGCCGCCGCCTGGCCGGGCCACCCGGAATGGCTAAGAAAATTTGTCGAGCTGCTGGGGGCAGAAATTAAGATATGA